One part of the Nitrospira sp. genome encodes these proteins:
- a CDS encoding Slp family lipoprotein, with the protein MNRRRTLLLAGLLTLALVTGCGAVPAQYIRQAEPDVTMTALTESPRAYQGKTVILGGVVVEEIPDGTRLWLRLKNRPLDKDYRPHRPTINEGPEAGYYWVVAPDVSLLPPNWKQWARVTVVGRMMDQKEPRPTAGPPSEPVLTLVFMRGWTMGTAKGKGAWEESVDANYLLSVPEGLHGE; encoded by the coding sequence GTGAACCGTCGACGAACTCTGCTGTTGGCCGGACTCCTCACGCTGGCGTTGGTCACCGGATGCGGCGCAGTGCCCGCTCAGTACATTCGCCAAGCGGAGCCTGACGTCACGATGACGGCCCTCACCGAATCGCCACGCGCCTATCAAGGGAAGACCGTGATTCTCGGTGGTGTCGTGGTTGAAGAGATACCGGACGGGACTCGTCTCTGGCTCCGCCTGAAAAACCGTCCATTGGACAAGGACTATCGGCCTCATCGTCCGACCATCAACGAAGGCCCGGAAGCGGGATACTACTGGGTGGTCGCGCCTGACGTCTCCCTCTTGCCTCCCAACTGGAAACAGTGGGCGCGTGTGACGGTGGTGGGGCGCATGATGGATCAGAAGGAGCCGAGGCCGACAGCAGGGCCGCCGAGTGAGCCGGTGTTGACCCTTGTGTTCATGCGCGGCTGGACCATGGGAACGGCAAAGGGAAAAGGCGCATGGGAAGAATCGGTGGATGCCAATTATCTGCTCTCCGTCCCCGAAGGTCTCCATGGGGAATAG
- a CDS encoding class I SAM-dependent methyltransferase, which produces MKGQTKTWPLPAQDDWSTPFAEVLLEQLDLRPGLTILDIASGHGIPAFYLAEQVGPTGSVIGIDASRNQVAAARVIQGDALPWLRFECLDMRALPASVPTFQRITGNLSVMFLRPHRFEAMCGLLDHLNPGGQVVLTFPSLGTFDSIWQRIDEEMSRHGLTMERERLAAHVAERPSAAEARGWLERLKMERIDVIERPLEVASGAGPAFLQHPLLRGGFLDDAYECFDDAGLADAVMTRVSVDLERMRPLLAQRCAISGWKPGKR; this is translated from the coding sequence ATGAAGGGGCAAACGAAGACATGGCCGCTCCCTGCGCAGGATGACTGGTCGACGCCGTTCGCCGAGGTCCTGCTGGAGCAACTTGACCTCCGTCCCGGGCTGACGATCCTCGACATCGCCTCCGGCCATGGCATTCCGGCCTTCTACCTGGCGGAGCAAGTGGGGCCGACCGGCTCCGTGATCGGGATCGATGCCAGTCGCAACCAGGTGGCTGCTGCCCGCGTGATTCAAGGGGATGCGCTGCCCTGGTTGCGCTTCGAGTGCCTCGATATGCGCGCCTTGCCCGCCTCCGTCCCCACGTTTCAGCGCATCACCGGCAATCTCTCAGTCATGTTCCTGCGGCCACACCGGTTTGAAGCGATGTGTGGCCTGCTCGATCATCTGAACCCAGGCGGCCAGGTCGTGCTGACTTTTCCGTCGCTGGGAACCTTCGATTCCATCTGGCAGCGTATCGATGAAGAGATGAGCCGGCATGGATTGACCATGGAGCGTGAACGACTGGCGGCGCATGTAGCGGAGCGCCCGTCGGCAGCGGAGGCTCGCGGTTGGCTCGAACGACTGAAGATGGAACGGATCGACGTGATCGAGCGGCCGCTTGAGGTGGCGAGCGGGGCCGGCCCGGCATTTCTTCAGCACCCGCTCCTGCGGGGCGGATTTCTGGATGATGCCTATGAATGTTTCGACGATGCAGGGTTGGCCGATGCGGTGATGACCCGTGTCTCCGTCGACCTCGAGCGCATGCGGCCATTGCTGGCGCAGCGTTGCGCGATTAGCGGCTGGAAGCCAGGGAAACGCTGA
- a CDS encoding SHOCT domain-containing protein codes for MRRSLGFGWVWVCLLTAGCTAVTPQPAPLCVACDDQRLVRVTARTPGVTAKPNEGAAKSARLDSHEWEQLLRTVMVRSIHQPLLGVSYRGAIEPVFADEDVRYLGASLQRAFQDATADDQILFALARPLETGVTQVTSGAWFVEAGNFHLRLANCRVAVTLPSIRRQIWKDPLFTQAGALYELVPGDRQALVPTSSDGLSLFRSDQPELVIDYAGRREEAAPAAPAATATPPSAATVEERLAILKRLYEQGLITDEDYRLKKQQLLDRL; via the coding sequence ATGCGAAGGAGTCTGGGATTCGGATGGGTGTGGGTGTGCCTGCTGACAGCCGGTTGTACGGCCGTCACGCCGCAGCCCGCACCTCTTTGTGTTGCCTGTGACGACCAGCGATTGGTCCGGGTGACCGCGCGCACACCCGGGGTGACCGCCAAGCCGAACGAGGGCGCAGCCAAATCTGCCCGATTGGACAGCCACGAATGGGAGCAGCTTCTACGGACCGTCATGGTGCGAAGCATTCATCAGCCATTGCTGGGGGTGTCGTATCGTGGTGCCATCGAGCCGGTGTTTGCCGACGAAGACGTCCGGTACCTGGGGGCGTCGCTCCAGCGGGCCTTTCAGGACGCCACGGCCGATGACCAGATCTTGTTTGCCTTGGCCCGCCCACTGGAAACCGGCGTGACTCAGGTGACCTCCGGAGCCTGGTTTGTCGAGGCCGGGAACTTCCATCTCCGCCTGGCCAATTGTCGGGTCGCGGTGACGCTGCCGTCGATCAGAAGGCAAATCTGGAAAGACCCGCTGTTTACGCAAGCCGGAGCACTCTATGAACTCGTGCCGGGAGACCGCCAGGCCTTGGTGCCCACCTCGTCCGATGGCCTGAGTCTGTTTCGCTCTGATCAGCCGGAACTCGTGATCGATTATGCCGGCCGGCGTGAGGAGGCAGCGCCGGCTGCCCCGGCCGCCACGGCCACGCCGCCTTCGGCGGCGACAGTGGAGGAACGGCTTGCTATCCTCAAGCGGCTCTATGAGCAGGGGTTGATCACGGACGAAGACTACCGGTTGAAGAAGCAACAATTGTTGGATCGATTGTAG
- a CDS encoding carboxypeptidase regulatory-like domain-containing protein has product MSPRRHRHSPFLLLCCLAWLLPATSGYADYEVIDVSDGGTVKGQAVWKGSIPKLPPLKVFADLDSCGTQVPSPALRIDPGTNGVQEVLVYLERVERGKPAASAYPLRMGKSASHPTGRACQFERYTMPFVRTAEVALINFEPILHNPHLFSDKQSLFNLAMPTANREIAATMVRARGVGLRLQCDVHVHMNAWAAALDHPYFAVTDEQGKFEIAGIPPGSYTLVAWHPGFNIVKFNASRPVYDEPHVMRQPLEIGSNAQVESRFEFPVRPVDVEWKIAGGGDELPPE; this is encoded by the coding sequence ATGTCTCCACGACGACATCGCCATTCCCCCTTTTTGCTCCTGTGCTGTCTGGCATGGCTTCTCCCCGCCACCAGCGGATATGCGGATTACGAAGTGATTGACGTGTCTGATGGCGGCACGGTCAAAGGTCAGGCGGTCTGGAAGGGAAGTATTCCGAAGCTGCCGCCGCTCAAGGTGTTTGCGGATCTGGATTCCTGCGGCACGCAGGTGCCGTCACCGGCGCTGCGAATCGATCCGGGCACGAACGGCGTACAGGAAGTCCTCGTGTATCTCGAACGAGTCGAACGGGGTAAGCCCGCCGCTTCGGCGTATCCGCTGCGTATGGGAAAAAGCGCCTCACATCCCACGGGGCGGGCCTGCCAGTTCGAACGGTACACGATGCCGTTTGTCCGTACGGCAGAAGTGGCGCTGATCAATTTCGAACCGATCCTCCACAATCCGCACCTGTTCAGCGACAAACAAAGCCTCTTCAATCTTGCGATGCCGACGGCGAACCGCGAAATCGCAGCCACGATGGTCCGGGCGCGCGGGGTCGGCTTGCGGCTGCAGTGCGATGTGCATGTGCATATGAATGCCTGGGCGGCAGCCCTCGACCATCCCTATTTTGCCGTGACTGATGAACAGGGAAAATTCGAAATCGCCGGCATTCCTCCCGGTTCCTACACGCTGGTCGCCTGGCATCCCGGGTTCAATATCGTCAAGTTCAATGCCTCTCGTCCCGTGTATGACGAACCCCATGTCATGCGGCAGCCGCTCGAAATCGGTTCGAACGCCCAGGTCGAATCTCGCTTTGAATTTCCCGTCCGGCCGGTCGACGTCGAATGGAAAATAGCCGGCGGCGGCGATGAACTCCCGCCTGAATAA
- a CDS encoding methyltransferase, producing MAGRPLVPDRLLQIGFGFWGSKTLLTAVELGLFTELAKGQLEGKALAARLKLHPRSAWDFFDALVALGLLKRAGARYANTAETALFLDRTKPTYVGGILEMANARLYRFWGSLTEALQTGKPQNEVKTGEDFFGTLYADPRRLEGFLKAMTGLSRGTARAMAAQFPWQRYQSFVDIGCAQGGVAVEIALAHRHLTGQGMDLPVVQPVFEAYTKSQRVQKRVTFHPGDFFKEPLPKADVLIMGHILHDWDLTEKMMLLRKAHAALPSGGALIVHEALIDDGRRQNAFGLLMSLNMLIETHGGFDFTGADCRNWMKQAGFRRTKVEPLAGPDSMVIGIK from the coding sequence ATGGCCGGTCGTCCGTTGGTTCCTGATCGACTGCTGCAAATCGGGTTCGGATTTTGGGGCTCAAAAACGTTACTGACGGCGGTAGAACTTGGCCTCTTCACCGAGTTGGCCAAGGGGCAGCTTGAGGGAAAGGCGTTGGCCGCGCGGCTCAAACTGCATCCACGGAGCGCGTGGGACTTTTTCGATGCGCTGGTAGCGCTTGGTCTGTTGAAGCGGGCTGGCGCACGTTATGCGAACACGGCGGAGACCGCGCTGTTTTTGGATCGCACCAAGCCAACCTATGTCGGCGGCATCCTTGAAATGGCCAATGCCAGGCTGTACCGGTTTTGGGGCTCTTTGACGGAGGCCCTGCAGACCGGCAAGCCCCAGAACGAGGTGAAAACGGGCGAAGATTTTTTTGGCACGCTCTACGCTGATCCCCGGAGGCTGGAAGGATTCCTCAAGGCCATGACGGGTCTCAGCCGGGGCACGGCGCGTGCCATGGCTGCACAGTTTCCCTGGCAGCGCTATCAATCCTTCGTCGATATCGGGTGCGCTCAGGGTGGCGTGGCGGTGGAGATCGCGCTGGCGCACCGGCATCTGACCGGGCAGGGCATGGATCTCCCGGTTGTGCAGCCGGTCTTCGAGGCCTATACCAAGAGTCAACGGGTGCAGAAGCGCGTAACGTTTCATCCAGGGGATTTCTTCAAGGAACCGTTGCCGAAAGCGGATGTGCTCATCATGGGACACATCCTGCACGACTGGGATCTCACAGAAAAAATGATGCTGTTGCGCAAAGCGCATGCGGCATTGCCGAGCGGGGGCGCGTTGATCGTCCATGAAGCCTTGATCGACGATGGGCGGAGGCAGAACGCGTTCGGCTTGCTGATGAGTTTGAACATGCTGATCGAGACACACGGCGGGTTTGACTTTACCGGTGCGGATTGCCGGAACTGGATGAAGCAGGCCGGGTTCCGGCGCACCAAAGTGGAACCGCTGGCCGGGCCGGACTCCATGGTCATCGGTATCAAATAG